A window from Anomalospiza imberbis isolate Cuckoo-Finch-1a 21T00152 chromosome 8, ASM3175350v1, whole genome shotgun sequence encodes these proteins:
- the RUFY2 gene encoding RUN and FYVE domain-containing protein 2 isoform X3 — MAVKDPTAVERANLLNMAKLSIKGLIESALSFGRTLDSDYPPLQQFFVVMEHCLKHGLKVRKSFLSYNKTIWGPLELVEKLYPEAEEIAASVRDLPGLKTPLGRARAWLRLALMQKKMADYLRCLIIQRDLLSEFYEYHALMMEEEGAVIVGLLVGLNVIDANLCVKGEDLDSQVGVIDFSVYLKSDDDIGGKERNVQIAAILDQKNYVEELNRQLNSTVSSLHARVDSLEKSNTKLIEELAIAKNNIIKLQEENHQLRSENTLILMKTQHHLEAAKVDVEAELQTYKHSRQGLDEMYTEARRQLREEAQLRQEMENELVVQVSMKHEIELAMKLLEKDIHEKQDTLIGLRQQLDEVKAINVEMYQKLQVSEDAMKEKNEIISRLEDKTNQINATMKQLEQSDKDLLTQTRTIAMSFVKCASNEAQHQYKLVKDISF, encoded by the exons CAAAGGACTCATTGAATCAGCCTTGAGCTTTGGGCGCACTCTGGATTCTGACTACCCACCTTTGCAGCAGTTCTTTGTTGTCATGGAGCACTGCCTGAAGCATGGCCTGAAAG tAAGAAAATCCTTTCTAAGTTACAATAAAACCATCTGGGGTCCTCTGGAACTTGTGGAGAAATTATATCCAGAAGCTGAGGAAATAGCAGCAAGTGTCAGAGATTTGCCCGGCCTTAA GACTCCGCTGGGCCGTGCCCGGGCCTGGCTGCGCTTGGCGCtgatgcagaagaaaatggCTGATTATCTTCGCTGTTTAATCATTCAGAGAGACCTCCTCAG TGAGTTTTATGAGTATCACGCGCTCATgatggaggaggaaggagcagtgATTGTTGGGCTGTTAGTTGGGCTGAATGTGATCGATGCCAACCTGTGTGTGAAGGGAGAAGACCTGGATTCACAA GTTGGGGTGATCGATTTCTCTGTGTATTTGAAGAGTGATGATGACATTGGGGGTAAAGAAAG AAATGTACAGATTGCTGCAATATTGGACCAAAAGAATTATGTTGAGGAACTAAACAGGCAACTGAA tagCACAGTTAGCAGTCTACATGCAAGAGTTGACTCACTGGAGAAATCAAACACTAAATTGATTGAAGAG TTAGCAATAGCAAAAAACAATATAATTAAGCTTCAGGAAGAAAACCATCAATTAAGGAGTGAAAATACTctgattttaatgaaaacacAGCATCATCTAGAG GCAGCCAAGGTGGACgtggaggcagagctgcagacGTACAAGCACTCGAGGCAGGGCTTGGATGAGATGTACACCGAGGCGCGCAGGCAGCTCCGGGAGGAGGCACAGCTGCGGCAG GAGATGGAGAATGAGCTAGTGGTTCAAGTTAGCATGAAACATGAGATAGAGCTTGCCAtgaagctgctggagaaggatATCCATGAGAAGCAGGACACCCTCATTGGCCTGCGGCAGCAGCTTGATGAAGTTAAAGCAATTAACGTGGAAATGTACCAAAAGCTGCAG GTTTCTGAAGATGCtatgaaagaaaagaatgaaataattAGTCGATTAGAGGATAAGACCAATCAAATTAATGCAACTATGAAACAACTAGAACAAAG TGACAAAGATCTGTTAACTCAAACTAGGACTATTGCAATGTCATTCGTCAAATGTGCCAGCAATGAGGCTCAGCACCAGTATAAACTTGTCAAGGATATATCATTCTGA